A part of Myxococcus landrumus genomic DNA contains:
- a CDS encoding AI-2E family transporter, translating to MASEQTSRRVFTGLILLSILLLALVIQPLAKAFFLAAILAGALYGLHSRLTRRLRGRKNISAGLICTAVILALLVPIGGFTAFVVAEVSSGAQFVSRTVQQEGVEGLVQKLPAPLRKGVEGLLKRLPVEEANLDERLQQQVSSQSATAARAVTGAVAATGSIAFQAVMMLIAFFFFLTDGKELVEWLESVSPLRPGETLEIMREFRSVSGAVLLSSLATAGVQALAALIGFLIARVPAPLFFAGITFFLALIPAVGAAVVVLVAAALMYFSGHPWAALFLAIWGTVVVGLVDNIVKPLLAKRGMHQHGAIVFFSLLGGLAAFGTVGLLLGPLIVAFFLALVRIHERDYGRNHPGPDSPSTPGPQVSREPDGQGLVSKGTSPSPSPAPERH from the coding sequence ATGGCATCAGAGCAGACCTCCCGGCGCGTATTCACCGGCCTCATCCTGCTGTCCATCCTGCTCCTGGCCCTGGTCATCCAGCCCCTGGCCAAGGCCTTCTTCCTGGCGGCGATATTGGCGGGGGCGCTCTACGGCCTGCACAGCCGACTGACCCGCAGGCTGCGCGGGCGGAAGAACATCTCGGCGGGGCTGATCTGCACCGCGGTCATCCTCGCGCTGCTCGTGCCCATCGGAGGCTTCACCGCCTTCGTCGTCGCCGAGGTGTCATCCGGTGCGCAGTTCGTCTCCCGGACGGTGCAACAGGAGGGCGTGGAGGGGTTGGTGCAGAAGCTGCCCGCCCCCCTGCGCAAGGGCGTGGAGGGGCTCCTGAAGCGGCTGCCCGTGGAGGAGGCCAACCTGGACGAGCGGCTCCAGCAGCAGGTCAGCAGCCAGAGTGCAACGGCGGCGCGCGCGGTGACAGGGGCGGTCGCGGCGACGGGCTCCATCGCCTTCCAGGCGGTGATGATGCTCATCGCCTTCTTCTTCTTCCTCACGGACGGCAAGGAACTGGTGGAGTGGCTGGAGAGCGTGTCACCGCTGCGCCCCGGCGAGACGCTGGAAATCATGCGCGAGTTCCGCAGCGTGTCCGGGGCCGTGTTGCTGTCCTCGCTGGCCACCGCGGGGGTGCAGGCCCTGGCCGCGCTCATCGGCTTCCTCATCGCCCGCGTGCCCGCGCCGCTGTTCTTCGCGGGCATCACCTTCTTCCTGGCGCTCATCCCCGCCGTCGGGGCCGCTGTCGTCGTGTTGGTGGCCGCGGCGCTGATGTACTTCAGCGGACACCCCTGGGCCGCGCTCTTCCTGGCCATCTGGGGCACGGTGGTGGTGGGACTGGTGGACAACATCGTCAAGCCGCTGCTCGCCAAGCGCGGCATGCACCAGCACGGAGCCATCGTCTTCTTCTCGCTGCTCGGAGGCCTGGCGGCGTTCGGCACGGTGGGCCTGTTGCTGGGCCCGCTCATCGTGGCCTTCTTCCTGGCCCTGGTGCGCATCCACGAGCGCGACTACGGCCGCAACCACCCGGGCCCCGACAGTCCCTCCACGCCCGGACCCCAGGTGAGCCGCGAGCCGGACGGACAGGGGCTCGTCTCGAAAGGCACGAGCCCCAGCCCTTCACCCGCCCCCGAACGTCACTGA
- a CDS encoding lamin tail domain-containing protein yields MLSSWRHWLMVLFLGLAACGEGVEPVAEESALGERQASLADLRLRLMAANITSGNGQDYSLGHGTRIFQGTDPDVVMIQEFNYGSNSTADIRSFVDTAFGPQFYYYRESGAQIPNGIVSRYPIVASGEWTDTQVSNRDFAWARIDIPGPKDLWVVSVHLLTASASVRNTESTNLVAYIQSNVPAGDYLAIGGDLNTDSRSEVSFSTLSQVVTTTAPYPADLNGNVNTNANRNKPYDHVLVDSDLRQYQTGVVIGGNTFTGGLVVDTRVYMPISDLSPALASDSASTNMQHMAIIKDFLIPDGGAVSTVKVTSPNGGESWTAGSARTITWTSSNVASVKVDYTLNGGSTWTVLSASTPASTGSLAWTLPSTQSTQAWVRVTDTTSATVTDTSDAAFSITSTGGGTGGLIINEVLVNELGSDVSGEFVELVNTGSAAVSVGGWTVWDSGTMRHTFPAGTTVPAGGVVVVFGAAAGIPAGTPGAVACSTGTLSLTNGGDTVSVRNASGTIVDSVTLPSTLTGTDGVSANRSPDLGTSSTFVLHTTLSTLSTSPGRRVNGASF; encoded by the coding sequence ATGCTGTCGTCATGGCGTCACTGGCTGATGGTGCTCTTCCTCGGGCTCGCCGCGTGTGGCGAGGGCGTGGAGCCGGTGGCGGAGGAGAGCGCGCTGGGCGAGCGCCAGGCCTCGCTGGCCGACCTGCGCCTGCGCTTGATGGCCGCGAACATCACCAGCGGGAACGGCCAGGACTACAGCCTGGGCCATGGCACCCGCATCTTCCAGGGCACGGACCCGGACGTGGTGATGATTCAGGAGTTCAACTACGGCTCGAACTCCACGGCGGACATCCGGAGCTTCGTGGACACGGCGTTCGGCCCGCAGTTCTATTACTACCGGGAGAGCGGTGCGCAGATTCCCAATGGCATCGTCAGCCGCTATCCCATCGTCGCATCGGGCGAGTGGACCGACACGCAGGTGAGCAACCGCGACTTCGCGTGGGCGCGCATCGACATCCCGGGCCCCAAGGACCTGTGGGTGGTGAGCGTGCATCTGCTGACGGCCAGCGCCAGCGTGCGCAACACGGAGTCGACGAACCTGGTGGCTTACATCCAGAGCAACGTCCCCGCGGGCGACTATCTGGCCATCGGTGGTGACCTCAACACGGACTCGCGCTCGGAGGTGAGCTTCTCCACCCTGTCGCAGGTGGTGACCACCACCGCCCCGTACCCGGCCGACCTCAATGGCAACGTGAACACCAACGCGAACCGCAACAAGCCCTATGACCACGTGCTGGTGGACTCGGACCTGCGCCAGTACCAGACGGGCGTGGTCATCGGCGGCAACACGTTCACGGGCGGGCTGGTGGTGGACACGCGCGTGTACATGCCCATTTCCGATTTGTCCCCCGCGCTCGCGAGCGACAGCGCCTCCACCAACATGCAGCACATGGCCATCATCAAGGACTTCCTCATCCCCGATGGGGGCGCGGTGTCCACCGTGAAGGTGACGTCGCCCAACGGGGGGGAGAGCTGGACGGCGGGCAGTGCGCGCACCATCACCTGGACGTCGTCGAACGTGGCGAGCGTGAAGGTGGACTACACGCTGAATGGCGGCTCCACGTGGACCGTGCTGTCGGCGAGCACACCGGCCTCTACGGGCAGCCTGGCCTGGACGCTGCCGTCCACCCAGAGCACGCAGGCCTGGGTGCGCGTGACGGACACGACGTCCGCCACCGTCACGGACACCAGCGATGCGGCCTTCTCCATCACCTCGACGGGCGGTGGCACCGGCGGCCTCATCATCAACGAGGTGCTGGTGAACGAGCTGGGTTCGGACGTCTCGGGTGAGTTCGTGGAGCTGGTGAACACGGGCTCCGCGGCCGTCAGCGTGGGCGGCTGGACGGTGTGGGACTCCGGGACGATGCGGCACACCTTCCCCGCGGGCACCACGGTGCCGGCCGGGGGCGTGGTGGTGGTGTTCGGCGCGGCGGCGGGGATTCCCGCGGGCACGCCGGGCGCGGTGGCCTGCTCGACGGGCACGCTGAGCCTGACGAACGGCGGCGACACCGTGTCGGTGCGCAACGCGTCCGGCACCATCGTGGACTCGGTGACGCTGCCGTCGACGCTGACGGGCACGGATGGCGTCTCCGCGAACCGCAGCCCGGACCTGGGCACGAGCAGCACCTTCGTGTTGCACACCACCCTGTCGACCCTGTCGACCTCGCCGGGCCGGCGTGTGAACGGCGCTTCGTTCTGA
- a CDS encoding YqaA family protein, producing the protein MPDAAILTAWGLPGLFLVAMLAGSVVPVPSEALLAALIYGGAPPMLATGVATVGNVLGALSLYLLGQWVSRGGGGALGRWYARRRASEGPRMARVEARLRTWGAPALLMSWMPIVGDAFVIAGGVVGVRPLPFVVFVTAGKGLRYLFVALSTAASL; encoded by the coding sequence ATGCCCGACGCCGCCATCCTCACCGCCTGGGGTCTTCCGGGACTCTTCCTCGTCGCGATGCTCGCGGGCTCGGTGGTGCCGGTGCCCTCGGAGGCGCTGCTGGCGGCGCTCATCTATGGCGGTGCGCCGCCGATGCTGGCCACGGGCGTGGCGACGGTGGGCAACGTGCTGGGGGCGCTGTCGCTCTACCTGCTGGGGCAGTGGGTGTCGCGAGGTGGGGGCGGCGCGCTGGGGCGTTGGTACGCGCGCCGTCGAGCCAGCGAAGGACCCCGCATGGCGCGAGTCGAGGCACGGCTTCGCACATGGGGCGCCCCCGCGCTGCTGATGTCCTGGATGCCCATCGTCGGTGATGCGTTCGTCATCGCCGGGGGCGTCGTGGGTGTGCGCCCCCTTCCCTTCGTCGTGTTCGTCACAGCGGGGAAGGGCTTGCGTTACCTGTTCGTCGCTCTGTCCACCGCCGCGTCGCTGTAG